The following are from one region of the Lepeophtheirus salmonis chromosome 8, UVic_Lsal_1.4, whole genome shotgun sequence genome:
- the LOC121123398 gene encoding uncharacterized protein: MGKQELSFVESFMLSGVAAGVSKTAAAPIERVKLLVQNQGEMLKQGILDKPYSGVVDCTKRTLQTEGMAAFWRGNLANVIRYFPTQALNFAFKDSIKSVFGTSKNASYTEKFSKNILSGGCAGSMSLTFVYSLDYARTRLANDAKSSKKGGERQFNGLVDVYKKTLKTDGIQGLYRGFTISCVGIFIYRGMYFGLYDSLKPILLGEDASLLLSFLLGWGVTVTSGLMSYPIDTIRRRMMMTSGQAVKYKGAIDCGVQILKNEGFMSMMKGAGANILRGVAGAGVLSGFDAFKGLYMQWRLG, from the coding sequence ATGGGTAAACAGGAATTGAGTTTCGTTGAAAGCTTTATGCTCTCTGGTGTAGCTGCCGGTGTGTCCAAAACCGCCGCTGCTCCCATTGAGAGAGTAAAGCTCTTAGTCCAAAATCAAGGAGAAATGTTGAAACAAGGTATTCTGGACAAGCCATACTCTGGTGTAGTGGACTGTACCAAGAGAACCCTTCAAACTGAGGGAATGGCTGCTTTCTGGAGAGGAAACTTGGCCAATGTCATCCGTTACTTTCCGACTCAAGCCCTTAACTTTGCTTTCAAGGATTCCATTAAGTCCGTCTTTGGAACCAGCAAGAACGCATCCTATACCGAAAAATTCTCCAAGAACATCTTGTCTGGTGGGTGTGCTGGATCCATGTCTCTCACTTTTGTTTATTCTCTTGACTACGCTCGTACTCGTTTGGCCAATGATGCTAAATCCAGCAAGAAGGGAGGTGAACGTCAATTTAATGGTTTAGTTGATGTTTACAAGAAGACCCTCAAGACTGACGGAATTCAAGGACTTTACAGAGGCTTCACCATTTCCTGCGTGGGTATCTTCATTTATCGTGGTATGTACTTTGGTCTCTACGATTCCCTCAAGCCCATCCTCTTGGGAGAAGATGCCAGTCTTTTGTTGTCTTTCTTATTGGGTTGGGGTGTGACTGTCACCTCTGGTCTCATGTCTTATCCCATTGACACCATCAGAAGAAGAATGATGATGACCTCTGGTCAAGCCGTTAAATACAAGGGAGCCATTGATTGTGGAGTACAAATCCTCAAAAACGAAGGCTTCATGTCGATGATGAAGGGAGCTGGAGCTAACATCCTTAGAGGTGTAGCTGGTGCTGGTGTACTCTCTGGTTTCGACGCCTTCAAGGGATTGTACATGCAATGGAGATTGGGCTAA